The DNA segment GGCATTTTGTTGCATTCCCAACAGTTAAAGTCCAGAATAGAGGTCTATGAAATTGCGGACCCTGGGAAGGCTGTCCGTGGAGGGCAGCACTTTCCGCCGTCAGAAGGTGCTGTTGCTCCTGGCGTATCTGTGTGTCGAGGGACCGCAGCCACGCCGCCGTCTGGCCGATCTGTTCTGGCCGGAAGCGGCCAATCCCATGAACAGTCTGGCGCAGCATCTGGTGCATCTGCGCACGTTGCCCGGCGCGGTGCAGGAGGAAGGCAGCCGCGTGGAGGCGGGTGCGGAGGTCTGCTGCGACGTGGGCGAGCTGCGCCGACTGGCCCAGGGCAATCATCTGGAAGCGGCCACGGCGCTGTACGGCGGTCCCTTTCTGGACATGCTGAATATTCCACTGGGCGCGGATCTGGAGGAATGGGTCTATGAAACGCGCGAGACGCTGGCCCGCGAGGTCCGGGGGCTGTGGCTGAATCTGGCGGCGGGGGCAGCGGCGCACGGGCGCTCGGCCTTTGCTGGAGAACTGGCCGCCCGCGCCCTGAACGTGCCGGGCGCGCCGCCCCCCGACGAGCTGGAGCTGCCCCGTCTGCATCACCTGCTGCACCTGGCCGGACATCCACTGGCCGAGGGTATTGAGCGCGAGGCGCATGTGCTGGGCCTGACGCTGGGGGTGGCCCCCGAACTGGCGGCGGCTCCGTTCATGGGCCGCGAGCAGGAAATGGAGCAGCTTGCGCGCCTGGGGGCCGGGGAGGTGGCCTGGATCAGCGGTTCCGGTGGCATGGGCAAGAGCGCCCTGCTGCTGGCCCTGGCCCGTGCGGGTGGCTGGACCGTGCTGACGGCCTGTGCGGACCGTTCCTACGGCACGCTGGAACCGCTGGCGAGGCGTGACGCGCCGCTCAGTTCCGCTGCCCCGCTGGCCCCATTGCGTGACCCGTCCCTGCGCGTGGCGGTAGATGACTGGGAGGGCACGGACGACGCCACACAGGCCGCCCTGGTCCTGGCCGCCCGCCAGCGTCCCGGCGCGGCGCTGGTGATCGTCTCACGCCGCTATCCCCCTTTCGATGTGGACCTGCATCTGGAACTGGGGCCGCTGCCCCCGGAGGCCCTGGCCGATCAGCCGGGGCTGCATGCCCTGACCGACGGTCACCCGCTGCTGGTGGGTGCAGCGCTGTCGGGTGAGGCGTTGGACGGACGCCAGGGAGCCAGAATTCGCGCCCTGCCCCCGGTGGCCCGCGACGCCTTTTTGCTGCTGGCCTTGCAGGAAACGCCGGACCTGCGCGCCACGTCCCGCGCGCTGGGTCTGAACGCCTGCGACTTTGCCCTGATCCTGAGCCGCCTGACCCTGGAGGGCCTGATCCGCGAGAACGGGCAGGTCTATGCTGCTGCCGTCGCGCGCGAGCGGATCGAACGCATTCACGTTCAGGCCCACCTGCTGCACCTCAAGCTGGCCCGCGTCATGCCGGAGGAAACGGCTTGGCCCCATTATGCCGTCGCCCGTGACCTGTGGGAAGACGCCGATGAGGACCGCGCTGCCCACGCGGCAGTCCTGTGCGCCGAGACCCGCCTGGAACGCGGCTATCCCGGCGAGGCGGTGGCCCTGCTGGACTCTTTTCCCCACCGCCCCGAACTGGCTGTGCCGCACGCCTGGGCCTTGCTGGGCGCGGGGCGCTACGCCGAGGCGCTGGCCCGCCTGCAAAAGCTGGAAAGTGCCCGGCAGGCCGAGGGAGCCGTGAGCGTGGCCCGCGCCACCGCCCTGGTGCGCCTGGGACGCCATGAGGAAGCTGCCGCGCTGGCCCATGAAGTCAAAGGGAGCGGGCCAGAAGCGGCGCGGGCGGCGAGTGTGTTGGCCAATGCTGCCAACATCCGGGAAGCCTGGGATGAGGCGCGGCGTTATGCCCAGATTGCGTCTGATCTGTGGCAACTCGGCGGAAACGAAAAGGAACGACTGGGCGAGCTGGTGCTGGTGGCAAAGATGAAAGTTCGCCTGGGCGCTGCGCCCGCCGAGGCTTTCCGGGACGTGCTGGAAAGTTCCAGGGGGCTGCCCAGCATTCGGGGAACGGCGCTGGTGAATTACGCCCAGGCACTGATTGATGTCGGTCAGGCCGAGACCTCTGATGGCGTCATGGAGGAGGCAATTGCAGAGTTGACGGCGGCAGGCGACCGGCTGGGCCTGGCCTCGGCGTATATCAATCTGGGGGTGCGCCGTCACCTTCAAAGCCACCTCACGGAGGCCGCAGTCCACTACCGCCAGGCACTGGGCGTCCTTGCTGGAACAGGCGGTATCCGGCAGATGGGCCTGGCCCTGGGAAATTTAAGCGAGATCAAGGGCGATCTGAGCGCCTTCGAGGACACTCTGGCAATGCTGGGCCGGGCTGGCCAGCATGAACTGGTGGACCACATCCGGCGAAACGCCAACGTCGCCACCCTGTCCCCTGTCCGCTCCCTGCGCTCCTGACCCCGGTCATGGCCTGATCACGGCGGTGGGCGCACCTTGACTCCCGTGGAGGTACAAATGTTTGGACTGAAGAGATTCGCCGTGTGGCGGTGGCTGGTGGCGGGCTTGCTGTGCGTGCTGGGCGCGGTGATGACGGCCTGTGGAAACCCGGGCAACCCAGGCGTGAAACCGCCCGAAGAGGGGCAGGCCCGCGTGTTTCCTTTGATCGCCGCTCCAGGCGATCCGGTCTGGTTGCTGGACGCGCCGCGCGACGCATCACCACAGGGCAAGGTCCGGGTGGGCGGCCAGACGGCGGAGTACATCACGGACGCGGTCTCGGGCTGGCTGCGTTTCGAGGTGCCGCGAAAGGCGGGCGGTGGTCCCCAGCCCATCGAGTTCGTGGGTCTGTCGTCGCCGGGACTGAACCTGAGCCTGACGGTGTTGCCCCCGGAGTCGGCCTTGCAGGACACCGTGCTGTACGCCGCCGCATCTGATCTGGCGGACATTCAGAAGACCTACCGCGACAGGTTGAATCGGCTGCTGGCCGACTGCAAAGGCTCCTGCCCCTCAGAATTGACGAACACCATTGAGCGCCTGTCTGCCCTGAAATTGCCAGAATTTCAGCCGCTCCTCTCAGGCCGCACGCCCGGCAAGCAGGCGCTGGCCTCCACCTCGCGTCCAGAGCTGAACATTTCAAAATTTCCTTCTCCAGCCCCCCAGCCCCAGCCAAGCCAGTTCTGTGGACAGGTGGCCGGTGTGCTGCCGTCCTCCGGCTTGCGTACAGGACAGGTTATCTCGCTGCTGAACCTGCTGTTTGGGGGAAGTCTGGGCACCGATCCCTCCACGTCCGGTCATCCCACCCAGGCCCCCTACCAGGACGGGCCGCCCAGCGCCATCATCAAGAAGTTCCTGGACGCCCCGACTGGCAACGGCAAGGGCGTGGTCATTCATGTGCTGGACACCGCCAGCAATTCTGGTGACCCTTTCGTGATGCAGAGCGACGTGAACTACTACAACACCATTTACAAGAATCGGCCCTACCATGGCTCCATCGCCGGTCAGGTGGCGCAGGTGGTCTCTCCTGGCGCGACGCTGGACTACCAGCAAATCTGCGACAAGAACGGCGACTGTTCCACCTTGAACACCATCAAGGCCCTCTGCGCCGTGGCCGAGGAAGCCCGCAAGGGTGGCAAGCATGTGGTCAACCTGAGCGCGGGCGGGGCCTATCCGACGCTGGGCCTGCTGTGGGCGCTACGTGAAGTGGCGGCGGCAGGTGTGCCCACGGCGGCCTCGTATGGCAACAGCGACGACTGCGCCGGGCTGGTGCCGGGGGACCGTTGCAACCATTTCCCGGCGGACTGGAGCGGAAGCTTCGCCACTTCGGCTGATCCCAAAGCCCCTACCCTGCTCCTCAGTGTGGCGGGCTGGGATGTGGCCACCCTGCAAATGGCGACGTACAACCGGGGCATGCTGTCGCCCGGTGTGATCACGCCGCCGCCCAGCGTGCAGGCCCCAGGCGAGTTCTGGTTCGGTGGACTGCCCTACTTTGGCTCCAGCTTTGCCGCGCCAGTGGTTTCGGGCGTGCTGGCCAACTGGATGGCCTGCAAACCGGGCATGCCGTTCCTCCCATTCGTGAACACGCCGGGGCAGTTGCCGTTGCCGCTGAGCGTGGTGCGCGCCTGTCCTTGACCGGGAAATAGAGCCAGTAAAAAGCCCCCTTCCAGTTTGGAAGAGGGGCTTTTTAGAGAGGAACTTTAGACGCTGATCTCGGCAAACCTCGCGTTTTCCTGAATGAACAGCTTGCGCGGGGCAACTTCATTGCCCATCAGGTCCTCGAAGACCTCATTGGCGACGATCAGGTCCTCGATGCCCACGCGCTTCATGGCGCGGGTTTCGGGGTTCATGGTGGTGTCCCACAGTTGATCGGCGTTCATCTCGCCCAGGCCCTTGAAGCGCTGGATGTCGTATTTCTTGCCTTCCTTGTTGGCGGCGGCAACGGCCACTTTCAGGGCGCTCTCGTCGTACAGGTAGGCCCCCTTCTTCTCACGGCCCACCGTGATGCGGTACAGCGGCGGCTGGGCAATGTACAGGTAACCCGCCTCCACGACGGGGCGCATGTAGCGGTAGAAGAAGGTCAGCAGCAGTGTGGCGATGTGCCCGCCGTCCATGTCTGCATCGGTCATGATGATGATCTTGTGGTAGCGCAGATTGGACAGGTCAAAGTGCATCCGGTCCCCGGTCCCCTCCACACCCGCGCCGATGGCGGCAATCAGTGCCCGGATTTCCGCGTTCTTGAGGATCTTGTTTAGCTCGGCCTTTTCCACGTTCAGGATCTTGCCGCGCAGGGGCAGGATGGCCTGGAAGCGCCGCTCACGCCCACCCTTGGCGCTGCCGCCCGCGCTGATGCCTTCCACGATGAACATCTCGGACTCGGCGGGGTCCTGGGAAGAGCAGTCGGCCAGCTTGCCGGGCAGATCGTCGTTTTCCAGCGGGTTGCTGCGGCGCACGATGTCTCTCGCCTTGCGGGCAGCCTCGCGGGCGCGGGCGGCCTCGGCGGCCTTCTCCACGATGGTCTTGCCCACCTTGGGGTTCTCTTCCAAGAACTCGGCGAACTTCTCGCCCACCACGGCGTTCACCGCCGTCTGGGCCTCGCTGTTCAGCAGCTTGACCTTGGCCTGAGACTCGAACTGTGGCTCGCCGAGTTGCACGCTGACCACGCAGTAGATCCCTTCGAGCAGATCGTCGCCGCTGGGAACGGGGTTCCCGGACTTGATCATGTTCTTGTCTTTCGCGTACTTGTTCAGGATGCGTGTGTAAGCCGTCTTGAAACCGGTCAGCGGCGTGCCGCCGTCACGGGTACGGATCATGTTGGCGTAGGTCAGAATGTTGTCGCTGGCATAGGTGTTGGCGTGGATGAACGCCACTTCCACCACCACGTCGCTGTGGGTACCGCGCATCACGATGGGCTGGTCATACAGCAGCTTGGTGTCGTCGGTGACGAGGGCACGGGCGAAGTTGGCGATGCCGCCCTGCTCGTAGAACACTTCCTCACGCACCTCTCCAGCGTGCAGTTCGGTGCGCTCGTCGCGAACGACGATTTTCAGACCAGTCAGGTAGGCCAGCTCCCGCAGGCGGCCCCGGATGCGGTCATAGGAAAAGGCGTTGTCGAACTCCTTGAACACGCCCGCATCGGGGTGGAAGCTGACCTTGGTGGCCCAGGTCACGTCACTGGGGGTGTCACCCAGCACTTCCAGTGGCGTGGTCACCGCGCCCTGCTCGAAGCGGATGTGATGCAGCTTGCCGCCCTTGTTGACGGTCACGTCCAGGTAGGTACTCAGCGCGTTGACCACGCTGGAGCCGACGCCGTGCAGGCCGCCAGACACCTTGTAAGCGCCCTGGCCGAACTTGCCTCCGGCGTGCAGCTCGGTAAAAATCACTTCAATGGCAGGGCGGCCCTCGGATTCCATCATGTCCACGGGAATGCCGCGCCCGTTGTCGGTCACGGTGGCGCTGCCGTCGGCGTGCATGATGACGTGGATCTCGTCGGCGAAGCCAGCGGTGCCCTCGTCGATGGCGTTGTCGATGATCTCGGTCAGCAACTGGTGGTAGCCGTCCACGCCCGTTCCGCCTTGCACGTACATGCCGGGGCGTTTGCGAACCGCCTCCAGCCCTTTCAAGACGGAGATATCGGCGGCGGTGTACTCGGCACCCGGCCCGCCCACGACGCGGGACTGGGTTGGTGAAGTTTGGGCAACTGGAGCAGTGTTCTGGTCTTTAAGTTTGGTCATTTGACTCCTGCGGCGCACACCCGGCTTTGACGCGGGCTTACGCCAAATTGAGAGGAGAGGGTTGATTGGGACTGATAGGCGCTCAGGGACGCCCTTTCTCGCTACTCAGTATACTACAGCAGTTGAAATAGGTCAACAAAATTACGTGTATAGCATAATAAAGAGATGGAGTTTGGAAGGTGTGAAAAGGCCGTGCTGGCGGTGGATTCTGGGCATTGTTGGGATGACTTCGGTCTGCCCTGGAATGCTGGTTGGGACTGTTCCCCGACGCCCCTATTTTTAGGGGTCTGGCAGACTGTGAAAAACGCGGCTCCTGCATCTCCGAAGAGAATGGGGGCCGCGCTCTTGGTGTGGTTCTTCGGCTGGTCTTCCTGGCCTGTCTTACTCTGTGCCGCCCGTGCCCCTGCGGCCCCGGCGGCGGCGGCGGCGTTTGGCGTCGTCACTCTGGGCCGCGCTGGTCTGGGCTGGCTGCGCGGCTGCGGTCTGGGCCTGGGCGGGCGGTGCGGCCTGACCCTGCGGGGTGCTGCTTCCCTGTGAACTGCTCTGGCCTCCGCGCTGACCCTGCGGGCGTCCGTTGGGGCGCTGGACCGCTCCCCGGTCACTCCCGCCCCGCGTGTGGCCGCGCTCGCCGCGCGCCGCACTGCCCCGGTTGTTGCTGCCGCGCTCCTGCACGCCGCGCCCGCCCCGGTTAAAGTCCCGGCGTCCACCGCCATCGTTGCCGTCGTCGGGCGGCATGTTTTCCATGGTCCAGTCGCCGAAATACATGCGCTGCACGGTGATGTTCACGGGGCGCAGGTGTTCGTTGCGGGGACGCTCCAGCGTGACCACGCGCCGCGCGCCGCGCCGGGGGCCGGCGCTGCCCCCACTGTTGCCGCCGACTTCACCGCCTCCATTGCCGTCCATGCTGACGCCGCCGAAGGTGCGGCCCTGGCCCCGGCCCTGGTTGCCCTGGCCTGCGCGCCCACGTCCGCCCTGGCGGGGGGAAGCGTCGGCAGAGGACGAGGCGGCGGGGGCCGGGTCTTCCAGCGTGAATTTGCGCGGCTCGCTGACGGGCACGCTCTGTAATTTCTCGCGCTTTTCCTGCTCGCGGTCATCGCGGCGGCGGGCGCGGGGTTTGACGGGTGAATCCATGTCGTTCTCCTCATTGAAGTTGCCGGGTCGGTAGTCCGGGTCGGTGGGGTCGGCCAGCGTGAAATCGGTTTGGCGGGCCAGCGGCTTGACGGTGCTGATGGTGACGTTGACGCTGTCACCCAGGCGAAAGCTCTTGCCCCGGCTGCGGCCCTTGAGCATCTGCGCGTCTTCCAGGTACATGTAGTAGTCGTCGTCCAGGTTGCTGATGTGCAGCTTGCCTTCCACGCCGTTGTCCAGCATGACGTACAGCCCGCTGGCCACCACCCCTGACACGTTGCCGGGGAACGACTCACCCAGATGTTCCTGCGCCCACTTGGCCTGGTAGTACTTGGTCAGGTCCCGCTCGGCCTCGGACGCCGTGCGTTCGCGTTCGCTGGTGTGGTCCCCCATGCCGGGCAGACGGCCCTGAAGCAGTGCCACCTCACGGTTGCCCGCCTTGAGTTCCCCGCTCAGGATGCCCTTAATCACGCGGTGGACCAGCAGATCGGGATAGCGGCGGATAGGGGAGGTGAAGTGCAGGTACTCGTCGAACGCCAGTCCGAAGTGGCCCAGGTTCTCGCCCGAGTACTTGGCCTGCTGCATGGAACGCAGCAGCAGCGTGTTGACGACGCTCTCGCGGTTGGTGCCGCGCACTTCCTTCAGCACGGCCTGATACGCCTGGGGCGTCGGCTCGCCGCCGGGGAAGGCGAAGCCCAGCCGCCCGATGGCCGCCGTCACGTCCTGGAAGCGTTGCAGGGTGGG comes from the Deinococcus sp. AJ005 genome and includes:
- a CDS encoding S8/S53 family peptidase, translated to MFGLKRFAVWRWLVAGLLCVLGAVMTACGNPGNPGVKPPEEGQARVFPLIAAPGDPVWLLDAPRDASPQGKVRVGGQTAEYITDAVSGWLRFEVPRKAGGGPQPIEFVGLSSPGLNLSLTVLPPESALQDTVLYAAASDLADIQKTYRDRLNRLLADCKGSCPSELTNTIERLSALKLPEFQPLLSGRTPGKQALASTSRPELNISKFPSPAPQPQPSQFCGQVAGVLPSSGLRTGQVISLLNLLFGGSLGTDPSTSGHPTQAPYQDGPPSAIIKKFLDAPTGNGKGVVIHVLDTASNSGDPFVMQSDVNYYNTIYKNRPYHGSIAGQVAQVVSPGATLDYQQICDKNGDCSTLNTIKALCAVAEEARKGGKHVVNLSAGGAYPTLGLLWALREVAAAGVPTAASYGNSDDCAGLVPGDRCNHFPADWSGSFATSADPKAPTLLLSVAGWDVATLQMATYNRGMLSPGVITPPPSVQAPGEFWFGGLPYFGSSFAAPVVSGVLANWMACKPGMPFLPFVNTPGQLPLPLSVVRACP
- a CDS encoding DNA gyrase subunit B codes for the protein MTKLKDQNTAPVAQTSPTQSRVVGGPGAEYTAADISVLKGLEAVRKRPGMYVQGGTGVDGYHQLLTEIIDNAIDEGTAGFADEIHVIMHADGSATVTDNGRGIPVDMMESEGRPAIEVIFTELHAGGKFGQGAYKVSGGLHGVGSSVVNALSTYLDVTVNKGGKLHHIRFEQGAVTTPLEVLGDTPSDVTWATKVSFHPDAGVFKEFDNAFSYDRIRGRLRELAYLTGLKIVVRDERTELHAGEVREEVFYEQGGIANFARALVTDDTKLLYDQPIVMRGTHSDVVVEVAFIHANTYASDNILTYANMIRTRDGGTPLTGFKTAYTRILNKYAKDKNMIKSGNPVPSGDDLLEGIYCVVSVQLGEPQFESQAKVKLLNSEAQTAVNAVVGEKFAEFLEENPKVGKTIVEKAAEAARAREAARKARDIVRRSNPLENDDLPGKLADCSSQDPAESEMFIVEGISAGGSAKGGRERRFQAILPLRGKILNVEKAELNKILKNAEIRALIAAIGAGVEGTGDRMHFDLSNLRYHKIIIMTDADMDGGHIATLLLTFFYRYMRPVVEAGYLYIAQPPLYRITVGREKKGAYLYDESALKVAVAAANKEGKKYDIQRFKGLGEMNADQLWDTTMNPETRAMKRVGIEDLIVANEVFEDLMGNEVAPRKLFIQENARFAEISV